One Oceanivirga salmonicida DNA window includes the following coding sequences:
- the dnaK gene encoding molecular chaperone DnaK, whose amino-acid sequence MKIIGIDLGTTNSCVSVMDGGTYTIIPNSDGERTTPSVVNIKENGEVVVGTIAKRQAITQPDSTISSIKTHMGENYKVKVHGKEYTPQEISAKILQKLKKDAEEYLGTKVTEAVITVPAYFTDSQRQATKDAGEIAGLKVERIVNEPTAAALAYGLDKKKDEKILVFDLGGGTFDVSVLEIGDDVVEVLATSGNNHLGGDNFDKKVIDWLAENFKKENGIDLRNDKMAYQRLKDAAEDAKKKLSTTLETQISLPFITVDASGPKHLETKLTRAAFNEITKDLIEATKTPVQTALKDAGLNPNEIDEILLVGGSTRIPAVQEWVKSYFGKDPNKGINPDEVVAAGAAIQAGVLKGDVKGVLLLDVTPLSLGIETLGGVFTKIIEKNTTIPTKKSQVFSTAVDNQPEVGIVVLQGERAKAADNHKLGEFSLGGILPAKRGVPQIEVTFDIDTNGIVHVSAKDKGTGKENSVTISGSSNLTKDDIERMKKEAEANAEEDEKFKELVEARNQADQLSISTEKMLSENEDKLQGTEKEDIEKALEELKKVKDSDDVNEIRAKIDELGKVAQGFATRIYQEAAKANAEANPDASTNTGDSEEPEIVN is encoded by the coding sequence AAAGAAAATGGAGAAGTAGTAGTAGGAACTATAGCAAAAAGACAAGCAATAACACAACCTGATTCAACTATTAGTTCTATAAAAACTCATATGGGAGAAAACTATAAAGTTAAAGTACATGGTAAAGAATATACGCCACAAGAAATATCAGCTAAAATATTACAAAAATTAAAAAAAGATGCAGAAGAATATTTAGGGACAAAAGTAACTGAAGCAGTAATTACAGTTCCAGCTTACTTTACAGATTCGCAAAGACAAGCAACAAAAGATGCTGGTGAAATTGCAGGTTTAAAAGTTGAAAGAATAGTAAATGAGCCAACAGCAGCAGCCCTAGCATATGGATTAGATAAGAAAAAAGATGAAAAAATATTAGTATTTGACTTAGGTGGGGGTACATTTGATGTATCAGTATTAGAAATAGGAGATGACGTAGTAGAAGTACTAGCAACTTCAGGAAATAATCACTTAGGTGGAGATAATTTTGATAAAAAAGTTATAGACTGGTTAGCAGAAAACTTTAAAAAAGAAAATGGAATAGATTTAAGAAATGATAAAATGGCTTATCAAAGATTAAAAGATGCAGCAGAAGATGCTAAGAAAAAATTATCAACTACATTAGAAACACAAATTTCATTACCGTTTATAACAGTTGATGCTAGTGGACCTAAACATTTAGAAACAAAATTAACAAGAGCAGCATTTAATGAAATAACAAAAGATTTAATAGAAGCAACAAAAACTCCTGTTCAAACTGCATTAAAAGATGCTGGATTAAATCCAAATGAAATAGATGAAATCTTATTAGTAGGTGGATCAACAAGAATACCAGCAGTACAAGAATGGGTTAAATCATACTTTGGAAAAGACCCTAATAAAGGAATCAATCCTGATGAAGTAGTAGCAGCAGGAGCAGCAATACAAGCAGGAGTATTAAAAGGAGATGTTAAAGGTGTATTATTATTAGACGTAACTCCTTTATCATTAGGAATAGAAACATTAGGTGGAGTATTTACTAAAATAATTGAAAAAAATACTACTATACCTACTAAAAAATCGCAAGTATTCAGTACAGCAGTAGATAATCAACCAGAAGTTGGAATAGTTGTATTACAAGGTGAAAGAGCAAAAGCAGCAGATAATCATAAATTAGGAGAATTTTCATTAGGTGGAATATTACCAGCTAAAAGAGGAGTACCACAAATAGAAGTTACATTTGATATAGATACTAATGGTATAGTACATGTTTCAGCAAAAGATAAAGGAACTGGAAAAGAAAATTCAGTAACTATATCTGGTTCATCAAACTTAACTAAAGATGATATAGAAAGAATGAAAAAAGAAGCAGAAGCAAATGCAGAAGAAGATGAAAAATTCAAAGAATTAGTTGAGGCAAGAAATCAAGCAGACCAATTATCAATTTCAACAGAAAAAATGTTATCAGAAAATGAAGATAAACTTCAAGGAACTGAAAAAGAAGATATAGAAAAAGCATTAGAAGAATTGAAAAAAGTTAAAGATTCAGATGATGTTAATGAAATAAGAGCAAAAATAGATGAGTTAGGTAAAGTAGCACAAGGTTTTGCTACAAGAATATATCAAGAAGCAGCAAAGGCAAATGCAGAAGCAAATCCTGATGCAAGTACTAACACAGGAGATAGTGAAGAACCAGAAATAGTAAATT